In Paraburkholderia bryophila, a single genomic region encodes these proteins:
- the dapD gene encoding 2,3,4,5-tetrahydropyridine-2,6-dicarboxylate N-succinyltransferase: MSQQLQQIIDTAWENRAELSPKAAPADVREAVAHAIEQLDKGALRVAEKKDGDWVVNQWLKKAVLLSFRLEDNAPMPAGGYSQFYDKVPSKFANYTAEDFAAGGFRVVPPAIARRGSFIAKNVVLMPSYTNIGAYVDEGSMVDTWATVGSCAQIGKNVHLSGGVGIGGVLEPLQANPVIIEDNCFIGARSEVVEGVIVEENSVISMGVYLGQSTKIYDRETGEVTYGRIPAGSVVVAGNLPSKDGSHSLYCAVIVKKVDAKTRAKVGLNELLRGD; encoded by the coding sequence ATGTCGCAACAACTTCAGCAGATCATTGACACCGCCTGGGAAAACCGCGCAGAGCTGTCGCCGAAGGCCGCTCCGGCCGACGTACGCGAAGCCGTCGCCCACGCGATCGAACAACTGGACAAGGGTGCGCTGCGCGTCGCCGAGAAGAAAGACGGCGACTGGGTCGTCAACCAATGGCTGAAGAAAGCCGTGCTGCTGTCGTTCCGTCTGGAAGACAACGCGCCGATGCCGGCCGGCGGCTACAGCCAGTTCTACGACAAGGTGCCGTCCAAGTTCGCCAACTACACCGCTGAAGACTTCGCCGCCGGCGGCTTCCGCGTGGTGCCGCCCGCCATCGCGCGTCGCGGTTCGTTCATCGCGAAAAACGTCGTGCTAATGCCGTCGTACACCAACATCGGCGCGTACGTGGACGAAGGTTCGATGGTCGACACGTGGGCCACCGTCGGTTCGTGCGCGCAGATCGGCAAGAACGTTCACCTGTCGGGCGGCGTGGGCATCGGCGGCGTGCTGGAGCCGCTGCAGGCCAACCCGGTCATTATTGAAGACAACTGCTTCATCGGCGCGCGTTCGGAAGTGGTGGAAGGCGTGATCGTCGAAGAAAACTCGGTGATCTCGATGGGCGTGTACCTCGGCCAGAGCACCAAGATTTACGACCGCGAAACGGGCGAAGTCACGTACGGCCGCATTCCGGCGGGTTCGGTGGTGGTGGCGGGCAACCTGCCGTCGAAAGACGGCTCGCACAGCCTGTACTGCGCCGTGATCGTCAAGAAGGTCGACGCCAAGACGCGTGCGAAGGTCGGCCTGAACGAGCTGCTGCGAG